One region of Clostridia bacterium genomic DNA includes:
- the tadA gene encoding tRNA adenosine(34) deaminase TadA produces MNEFFMKKALEEAQKAFDKDEVPVGAVIVRNGEIIAAAHNCRELSKDATAHAEMLAIRQACEALDAWRLLDCEMYVTLEPCSMCSGAILQARIERLYIGAMDPKAGAAGSILNLFDDYHFNHKTEVLKGILEDECSQILKDFFKRKR; encoded by the coding sequence ATGAATGAATTTTTCATGAAAAAAGCGCTGGAAGAAGCGCAAAAGGCTTTTGATAAGGATGAGGTTCCTGTTGGTGCTGTCATAGTCAGAAATGGCGAGATAATTGCAGCAGCACATAACTGCAGGGAATTGTCCAAAGACGCAACGGCACATGCCGAAATGCTTGCCATAAGGCAAGCCTGTGAAGCACTTGATGCCTGGCGTCTGCTTGATTGTGAAATGTATGTGACCTTGGAGCCTTGCTCAATGTGCAGCGGTGCGATACTGCAAGCCAGGATAGAAAGACTCTATATAGGCGCTATGGACCCAAAAGCCGGTGCTGCAGGCTCGATACTCAACCTGTTTGATGATTACCATTTCAACCATAAGACGGAGGTCTTAAAAGGCATCCTGGAAGACGAGTGCAGCCAGATACTAAAAGATTTTTTTAAAAGAAAACGATAA